One region of Triticum aestivum cultivar Chinese Spring chromosome 6B, IWGSC CS RefSeq v2.1, whole genome shotgun sequence genomic DNA includes:
- the LOC123137503 gene encoding casein kinase 1, producing MEHVIGGKFKLGRKIGSGSFGELYLGVNIQSGEEVAIKLESVKSRHPQLHYESKLYMLLQGGMGIPHLKWFGVDGEYNVMVIDLLGPSLEDLFNFCNRKFTLKTVLLLADQMIARVEYMHSRGFLHRDIKPDNFLMGLGRKASQVYVIDYGLAKKYRDLQTHKHIPYRENKNLTGTARYASVNTHLGVEQSRRDDLESLGYVLMYFIRGSLPWQGLKAGTKKQKYDKISEKKMLTPVEVLCKSYPSEFVSYFHYCRSLRFEDKPDYSYLKKLFRDLFIREGYQSDHIFDWTVSRQVAENNRLRPSGRTAGLVGPSAERAERIAARQDVPDRFSGSVDTFARRTGSGSGHHGENTKHRTLLDSLLAPKMAADSDKRRPTSSRNGSTSRKALLSSSRPSSGEPSDPTRTSHLIPTSSGSSRPSTTQRLHQSTGLEARSSSLSKTARNVHDDPTIRTFERLTISADRRK from the exons ATGGAGCATGTGATCGGGGGGAAGTTTAAGCTGGGTAGGAAGATTGGGAGCGGATCTTTCGGGGAGCTGTATCTTG GCGTGAACATACAGAGCGGCGAGGAGGTGGCTATCAAGTTG GAATCTGTCAAATCAAGGCATCCCCAGCTTCATTATGAGTCAAAACTATATATGCTTCTGCAAGGGGGGA TGGGGATTCCTCATCTTAAATGGTTTGGAGTGGACGGGGAGTACAATGTCATGGTCATTGATCTTCTTGGTCCAAGTCTGGAGGACTTGTTCAACTTTTGCAACAGAAAATTTACCCTTAAAACAGTACTTCTGCTTGCTGATCAGATG ATCGCTAGGGTAGAGTACATGCACTCGAGGGGCTTTCTTCATCGTGATATAAAGCCAGACAACTTTCTTATGGGTTTAGGCCGTAAAGCAAGCCAG GTTTATGTTATTGACTATGGCCTTGCAAAGAAGTACCGGGACCTCCAAACTCACAAGCACATACCATACAG GGAGAACAAAAATCTTACAGGAACAGCACGTTATGCTAGTGTAAATACCCATCTTGGAGTAG AACAAAGCAGGAGAGATGATTTAGAATCTCTCGGTTATGTGCTGATGTACTTCATAAGAGGAAG CCTTCCTTGGCAAGGTCTGAAAGCTGGCACGAAAAAACAGAAGTATGATAAAATTAGTGAAAAGAAAATGTTAACTCCAGTTGAG GTCCTTTGTAAATCTTATCCATCGGAGTTCGTTTCATACTTCCATTACTGCCGATCCTTGCGATTTGAAGATAAACCAGATTACTCCTATCTGAAGAAACTCTTCCGAGATTTATTTATCCGTGAAG GGTACCAGTCTGATCATATATTTGACTGGACTGTGTCTAGGCAAGTAGCAGAGAATAACAGATTGCGA CCAAGTGGAAGGACAGCTGGGTTGGTGGGGCCATCTGCAGAACGGGCTGAACGGATTGCAG CAAGACAGGATGTTCCTGATAGATTCTCTGGTTCAGTGGACACATTTGCCAGAAGAACTGGCTCCGGTTCTGGCCATCATGGAGAAAACACGAAGCACAGAACTCTATTGGATTCACTGTTGGCACCTAAGATG GCTGCTGATTCGGATAAAAGAAGGCCTACATCATCCCGGAATGGGAGCACATCGAGGAAGGCTCTCCTGTCAAGCAGCAGACCAAGTTCTGGAGAGCCCAGTGACCCCACTCGCACTAGCCACCTAATCCCAACCAGCAGTGGCAGCAGTCGTCCATCAACCACTCAGAGGCTTCACCAATCAACTGGACTCGAGGCCAGGTCGTCATCGCTGTCGAAAACTGCGAGAAATGTCCATGATGATCCCACTATAAGGACATTTGAGCGCCTTACAATTAGTGCAGACAGGAGGAAATAA
- the LOC123137504 gene encoding phosphatidylinositol N-acetylglucosaminyltransferase subunit C-like produces MKGVGNPTLCRTKWRKVAYGGMQPGYDDNYTDDSFLEEMVMNANVVKRDFLRVMVDSVSISQYLCIVALVVSTWTHTLNLAIDEITLLKFDIGLLLVGFLVLLLTTSPFSLNLLLKYVLNISFFTSGLYVLAPICHTLTRSISSDSIWALAVFLLLVHLFLHDYSGSTIRPPGALNNPKLTSNISLNASIVASVLVASRLPSWLHVFAIMLFSLQVFLFAPLVTFCIKKYSCRLHLIFSSALMVMTLGVTYQLHRMLFILLLALVVFISLVCPYWLIRIQEYKFEINGPWDEAKLCFDITE; encoded by the coding sequence ATGAAGGGCGTCGGAAATCCGACCCTTTGTCGAACAAAGTGGAGAAAAGTAGCCTATGGGGGCATGCAGCCAGGCTACGATGATAACTACACCGACGACTCCTTCCTGGAGGAGATGGTCATGAACGCCAATGTCGTCAAGAGGGACTTCCTGAGGGTGATGGTCGACTCAGTCTCCATTTCCCAGTATCTCTGCATCGTCGCCCTTGTGGTTTCGACATGGACACATACGCTGAATTTGGCCATCGACGAGATCACTCTCTTGAAATTCGACATTGGTCTGCTGCTTGTTGGGTTCTTGGTCCTCCTGCTCACCACCAGCCCATTCTCGCTGAATCTACTCTTGAAGTATGTCCTCAACATATCATTCTTCACCAGTGGCCTTTATGTTCTGGCGCCAATCTGCCATACCCTCACCAGGTCCATCAGTTCAGATTCGATCTGGGCACTTGCTGTGTTCCTTCTGCTGGTTCATCTCTTCTTGCATGACTACTCTGGCTCCACTATAAGGCCTCCAGGTGCACTCAACAACCCAAAGCTGACCAGCAACATCTCCTTGAACGCGTCGATAGTGGCGTCTGTTCTTGTGGCGTCGCGCCTGCCGTCTTGGCTGCACGTCTTTgcaatcatgctcttctcattgcAGGTCTTCCTGTTTGCGCCACTGGTCACATTTTGTATCAAGAAGTACTCCTgtagactccatttgatattctccTCTGCTCTCATGGTCATGACCCTGGGCGTCACGTACCAGCTGCATCGAATGCTCTTCATTTTGCTGCTGGCTCTCGTTGTTTTCATCTCGCTTGTTTGCCCCTACTGGCTTATCAGGATTCAGGAGTACAAGTTTGAAATCAATGGCCCCTGGGATGAAGCTAAACTCTGCTTTGATATAACTGAATGA